The genomic DNA ataaaaaagtgtttttagtatcttaactcatgaaaaagaaataaatgtaaaattaaaatggatttttaacacaatttttaCAGTATTTCCTTCAAGGACGTGACTaacatcttcatgaaaccatAATCTACTACGCTGACCAGGTTCTTTgggtgattcttgtcgaacaatttctctacccatttcttgcaGTAAATCATGCATCTCCAATGATCTATAAGACTGAGTTATGAGACACTTATCCTTTAGCTCTTCGATGCCACTATATGAGTAGTAACCACAACAATCTAGTATTTTTGTAACATATTCtacattttcttctttgaagaaacatgcaatgtcaaggaaaatattcttcgcattttcatccaatccatcaaaacttattctaagttttttttgaatatcaccgcgaggaattcttttgtactCGTCCAATTTAATTTTCCAATAAAGTTTATCTCTACCTTTTAGAGCTGAGCCTAGCACTGTTAAAGCTAGTGGCAATCCTCCACTATAACATACTGCATCTTCTGTTAGTTCCAAAAAATCGTCACTAGGTTCGTCATTTTTgaaggcatgccaactaaaaAGTTGAAGAGCTTCATTATGATTCAACTCATTCACTTGGTCTGTTGAATCAACTCCATGTGCAACAAGTAAATGTTTATCTCTTGTTGCTACGATGATTCTACTTTCTAAACCAAACCAATCACCTTTTCCAGCTAGCTTTTCTAATTGGACTAAgtgatccacatcatcaagaactagaaaTACCCTTAAATTGTGAAGTCTTTGCTCTATCAAAGaaattccttgatcaacattGTCAACCATTAGACTTGAACCTCCTAGGATcttagaaagaagtttattttgcaaatgGATCAGGCCCTTTTGGCTGGAAGCTTCtctaatgttttcaagaaaacatcTACCTTCAAACTGAGAAGCAATTAAATTGTAGATGGCTTTGGCGATAGTTGTTTTACCAATTCCGCCAATTCCAAAGATACCTACCATGCATGTACTATCATTCTTCTCCATATCTAAAAGCAACTTCACATCTTGCACACGGGACTCTATTCCAACTGGATATTGGGCAACTTGGAAATATGTCTTTTTTACTAATATGGAATTCACTTTTTCAATGACTTCGTGAATAAAATCAGGTTCATTCCTACcaatacaaaaaaacaaaacaaaacatctaATGAGTTACTTTCATATTAAAAGAATAGGAATTatgaattataaaaaaaaaaaaaaaaatataggaatTATGTATTAAACATGTAGGACTAGaaagaaaagtaattttttttttttttttttgggtcatgaATAAGTTATTTAAGCAAATTATTctataattaattctaaatcatAATAATCAGTTGAGTTTAATAAAATcttgaacaaaaattatttaaaagattaattacAAGTAgacatttttaaatgtaaaatagttCACATGCATGAAAGCAGGCTAGGTGTATAAAGAAGTActataattagaagaaaaaaaaaaagtacattctAGAAGGAAGGCTCAAGAGTAGTATTTAGAAATACCTGTTCCCTAAAGGCATCCCCGACAAATTAGCCACATCTCTTAGGGCTGTCTTCCATCCATTCACCTTCATTTTGTTGTCCTTGAACCTTTTTTCAAGTTTAACGAATGCTTCTCCATACTATTGGTTTGATTTCGCACTTCCGACGGATCTACACCGTAGAACAACAGAAGAACATTTTGCCCCATTGTTTTTCTACACTCGAGAATCTTCATTAGCTCATCCAAGCACCATTGCGATGATGAGTAGTTTTTAGAGAGTACAATGATTGAAATCTTAGACTCTTCAATGGTTTTGAGAAGTGTTAGGGAAATTTCTTCTCCACTTCTAAGCTCGTCGTCCATGAAGGTGTTAATTCCGTTTCGACGAAAAGCTGTGTATAGATGACCAGCAAAATTTTTGCGAGTATCTtcgcctctaaaactcaagaatacatcATAAGCCCGTCGAGAAGtgaaagaagaggaggaagagaaagaggctCCGTGAATGGCCGCCATGGAAGAAGGTATCCTTTGTGTATGCAAGActagaaaaaattgagaaagagTTGCAGAAAACACATTTCACATAGACTAGTGCTCCTTAATAAGGGAAATACATCATAAAAAGAAGGCCAAGAAACTTGTTGGCAACTTCCTTGTACAAGAAGCAAGCCGAAGTGTC from Corylus avellana chromosome ca6, CavTom2PMs-1.0 includes the following:
- the LOC132185525 gene encoding disease resistance protein RPV1-like, which codes for MDDELRSGEEISLTLLKTIEESKISIIVLSKNYSSSQWCLDELMKILECRKTMGQNVLLLFYGVDPSEVRNQTNSMEKHSNEPDFIHEVIEKVNSILVKKTYFQVAQYPVGIESRVQDVKLLLDMEKNDSTCMVGIFGIGGIGKTTIAKAIYNLIASQFEGRCFLENIREASSQKGLIHLQNKLLSKILGGSSLMVDNVDQGISLIEQRLHNLRVFLVLDDVDHLVQLEKLAGKGDWFGLESRIIVATRDKHLLVAHGVDSTDQVNELNHNEALQLFSWHAFKNDEPSDDFLELTEDAVCYSGGLPLALTQKKLRISFDGLDENAKNIFLDIACFFKEENVEYVTKILDCCGYYSYSGIEELKDKCLITQSYRSLEMHDLLQEMGREIVRQESPKEPGQRSRLWFHEDVSHVLEGNTGTNKVEGILIDLPKQDLIRLSPEAFEKMKMLRMLINRGAHFFEEPNFLSNELRLLDWPEYYGESLPSNFCGQNLSVLRMPYSHLKELEAVQHFQNLTFMDFSYCKFLKTIPDVSRIPNLEKLYLIGCKNLLEVHHSVGFLNKLIDLCLIDCSNLRSFPRRLKLRSLEYLLLYGCSKLKYFPKIECQMECLKLMDFKYTRIEDLPSPIGYLVGVKKLYLEGCTNLKNLPDNIQVLQHLEYLSLNGCTGIKELPSSTVYLVRIKGLYLEGCTNLMNLSNGIYRLQHLQDLTLNNCKQLREILELPPHVKYVNAMGCVSLDIFLEEHRRSSLILGKNVLTESVTSIPRYCPFNSLEYLNLSSTAIVSLPTWFKRFVGLKQLHLEDCKQLREIPELPKNIKFVQLP